In Leishmania infantum JPCM5 genome chromosome 33, a genomic segment contains:
- a CDS encoding transcription elongation factor-like protein: MATYVPGDRVWVYIEGDGWWPARVLSDEEMGTRTPGFDLAVQFYAGVEQPATLYELNSHADAANICFFETSSEKAVTGNPELEASIRCACADAEANPLKSASAIVGGARVAAGGSGAAGSAGAAAVNRAAVKRVRDMGDDDTGTYGGGAAASRSASGYHHLRSDELHELSSKISSAVAAADLTAVRAALCQLDGVDVYLTELEDTKIGVAVGSVLSQPALKPLWPLARAMISFWARHLPAETLAAIRSVQQRQLPVPAISAAAAAEPSSPHNKRQQPLPAVPSRSPFASSVSPSAATAAGGAVGGAAAGACSGDVAPTQRKTFYDNVYQLLDSPLSTTRYDDTVIDEVARKLATEITDRDERQMLLLRLREEELSFIRDHLLSGEWTPKKYLDQPNEVFTTKSEKARQEQRIQEKMKAIEAADNAMLNITSLFKCGRCGKRHCTFYEQQTRSADEPTTKYITCLDCKNTWTQE, from the coding sequence ATGGCGACCTACGTCCCAGGTGATCGCGTATGGGTGTACATAGAAGGGGACGGCTGGTGgccggcgcgcgtgctcAGCGACGAGGAAATGGGCACCCGCACCCCCGGCTTTGACCTGGCGGTGCAGTTCTACGCTGGCGTGGAGCAGCCGGCGACTCTGTACGAGCTGAACAgccacgccgacgccgcaaACATCTGCTTCTTCGAAACGTCGTCGGAGAAGGCGGTGACGGGCAACCCTGAGCTAGAGGCATCGATCCGCTGCGCTTGTGCCGATGCGGAGGCCAACCCGCTGAAGTCGGCTTCTGCCATAGTGGGAGGCGCCAGGGTGGCAGCCGGCGGCTCGGGTGCCGCTGGGAGCGCGGGTGCCGCGGCCGTCAACCGTGCCGCGGTGAAGCGCGTCCGCGACATGGGCGACGATGACACGGGCACctacggcggtggcgctgccgcctcgcgctcTGCTTCTGGGTACCAccacctgcgcagcgacgaACTTCACGAATTGTCGAGCAAGATTTCGTcagctgtggcagcggcagacttgacggcggtgcgcgcggcccTCTGCCAGCTAGACGGCGTGGACGTGTACCTGACGGAGCTGGAGGACACGAAGATCGGTGTTGCCGTCGGGTCAGTACTGAGCCAGCCGGCACTGAAACCGCTGTGGCCCCTTGCCCGCGCCATGATCTCGTTCTGGGCACGCCACCTGCCTGCCGAGACTCTCGCAGCCATCCGTAGCGTGCAGCAACGCCAGCTGCCTGTACCGGCTAtcagtgcagcggcggcagcagagcccTCTAGCCCGCACAacaagcggcagcagccgcttccAGCTGTTCCTAGCCGGAGCCCCTTTGCGAGCAGCGTGTCCCCATCCGCGGCAACCGCAGCAGGTGGAGCTGtaggaggagcagcggccgGCGCGTGCTCTGGTGATGTGGCTCCGACACAGCGCAAGACGTTCTACGACAACGTCTACCAGCTCCTTGACAGTCCCTTGAGCACGACACGCTACGACGACACCGTCATTGACGAGGTGGCCCGAAAGTTGGCGACTGAAATCACTGACCGCGATGAGCGccagatgctgctgcttcggcttcgcgaggaggagctttCTTTCATTCGCGATCACCTCCTCTCTGGCGAGTGGACGCCAAAGAAGTACCTGGATCAGCCGAACGAGGTGTTTACGACCAAGAGCGAGAAGGCCcggcaggagcagcgcatccaggAAAAAATGAAGGCGATCGAGGCTGCCGACAATGCCATGCTAAACATCACCTCTCTCTTCAAGTGTGGGCGCTGCGGCAAGCGCCATTGCACCTTCTacgagcagcagacgcgcagcGCGGATGAACCGACGACGAAGTACATTACTTGTCTAGACTGCAAGAACACCTGGACGCAGGAGTAG
- a CDS encoding D-alanyl-glycyl endopeptidase-like protein produces the protein MAAAPLSRTFSPKSSESSFSSHSQERMEQNYRESAAGFGPPPAESASNAANGDVVVCQSRSHRETTAQPNTSGNNYGESTRVGARDNKSADSGIASAGVARCFVLTHDPLLYGILKWGLATLLLLFLAFVVFGMLYSSIRYGGNCTGTNGTSGGTVKPREPCVTPFSTILGVFNGVFGYSNCNDSYVSTELGYINLTVLELNNETGQVTYISKQFYTGLAWQCVEYARRYWMQSGTPQPAYFESVPGAADIWNLTFVRLLSNTSMKLPLHRFRNGDPVTSNLQVPAVGDIIIYPVQDGGFPYGHVAVIASVEISTHGAIYVAEQNWANAVWPSAYHNYSRRIPLYYEMLTSTITLDDPKGKIIGWMRYG, from the coding sequence AtggctgccgctcctctttCCAGGACGTTCTCACCCAAGTCCTCAGAAAGCTCCTTCTCATCTCACAGCCAAGAGAGAATGGAGCAAAACTACCGAGAAAGCGCTGCGGGGTTTGGGCCTCCACCAGCCGAGAGCGCCTCCAATGCTGCAAATGGCGATGTCGTCGTCTGCCAGTCTCGCAGCCATCGTGAAACCACCGCTCAACCCAATACCTCTGGCAACAACTACGGTGAAAGCACCCGGGTCGGCGCACGCGATAACAAGAGCGCCGACTCGGGCATCGCTAgcgccggcgttgcgcgCTGCTTTGTACTGACACACGATCCGCTACTTTACGGCATTCTCAAGTGGGGTCTGGCGACTTTATTGCTTCTTTTCCTCGCCTTCGTTGTCTTTGGCATGTTATACAGTTCCATCCGCTACGGCGGGAACTGTACCGGCACCAATGGGACCTCAGGTGGGACAGTGAAGCCACGCGAACCGTGCGTCACGCCGTTCAGCACCATCCTCGGCGTCTTCAACGGCGTCTTTGGCTACAGCAACTGCAATGACAGCTACGTGTCTACAGAGCTGGGGTACATTAACCTgacggtgctggagctgAACAACGAAACAGGGCAGGTAACCTACATCTCTAAGCAGTTCTACACGGGGCTGGCGTGGCAGTGCGTTGAGTACGCGCGGCGATACTGGATGCAGAGCGGAACACCGCAGCCAGCGTACTTCGAATCCGTTCCAGGGGCCGCGGACATTTGGAACCTGACCTTTGTGAGGCTCCTGTCGAACACATCGAtgaagctgccgctgcacaggTTCAGGAACGGCGACCCCGTGACGAGCAACCTCCAGGTACCTGCAGTCGGTGACATCATCATCTACCCCGTCCAAGATGGTGGCTTTCCTTACGGCCacgtcgccgtcatcgcgAGTGTTGAAATATCGACGCACGGCGCCATCTACGTGGCGGAACAAAACTGGGCTAACGCCGTGTGGCCATCGGCGTACCACAACTACAGCAGAAGGATTCCATTGTACTATGAAATGCTGACCTCCACCATCACGCTTGATGATCCGAAAGGTAAAATTATCGGGTGGATGCGGTACGGCTGA
- a CDS encoding putative GTP-binding elongation factor tu family protein, whose protein sequence is MASGEAHALCIVLYEPQAEKPFAEWVASDAVRQGLKDEIDEVVTAAIPQQAGDIDGVASADTASPTQHIPMALIASTLAAQQEVNDGRRTSRAEQQQPLLLCLVVIVFWDGQAEASKTALAQLKQLGDKKWVASHVPLWAEHVEVLVQALNTKRGTASIMNNKVALVASLRKKLQASAMAAKGWWREGALQRAGRYADPNATAETVWTASPAASSNGGSDSSSPVAAAVGTAASLGETDISVDAVRRAVDSGQGETFFLLSDRDRAGLANKVETLKQNCEVAEVGCAPVMMEPRELHLLQGATGTSGALMSANAAGNKTTTGAPSPPAAASSSPTTTLVAQEFLLRRRCPPAALFELRLAMCGNVDSGKSTLTSVLTRGCCDDGRGLARAFVFKHKQEVMTGRTSSVSENHLGFSAEGGVVNYTLLQPHRTEAELRPLAPSEVARHLMASAEAVSGATHSAAGGSGAHTMRQCTPKELATRSSKVVTLYDLAGHERYLKTTVLGMTRNMPDYACIVISANNGIQRMTKEHLALCLALKLPFFIVVTRIDATPSNIHDETLSNIQKLLKIPTVRKLPYPVRRHDEVTLAAKNLRYDRIAPIFEVSNVTGAGIPDLLQFLNLLPTRKDWRQARDMPKEMIIDSTFFVTGVGTVVGGIITQGVFRVNETVLLGPDGFGNFRPVVIKSIHIKGVDSIAAEAGKDAALCLKKEKRSSIRKGNVLVDAAHPPKSFWQFEAEIIILYHSTTITANYEPVIHSTTVRQSARITYVAQEVLRTGDKSLARFHFLYRPEYMKEGQRLIFREGRTKGIGIVTKLICEPNDLVLAKNKLRKKMQEKLHAPVGAK, encoded by the coding sequence atgGCTTCAGGGGAGGCCCACGCGCTGTGCATCGTGTTGTACGAGCCGCAGGCGGAGAAGCCCTTCGCGGAATGGGTGGCGTCCGACGCGGTGCGGCAGGGATTGAAGGATGAAATTGACGAGGtggtcaccgccgccattcCGCAGCAAGCTGGTGACATTGATGGCGTTGCCAGTGCAGACACGGCATCGCCGACACAGCACATCCCCATGGCGCTGATAGCGAgcacgctggcggcgcaaCAGGAGGTCAATGACGGTCGTCGCACAAGCCgtgcggagcagcagcagccgctgctacTGTGCCTCGTCGTCATAGTTTTTTGGGACGGCCAAGCAGAGGCTAGCAAGACCGCcctggcgcagctgaagcagctggGCGATAAGAAATGGGTGGCATCACACGTGCCACTTTGGGCAGAGCATGTGGAAGTCCTGGTACAGGCCCTGAACACGAAGCGGGGCACTGCAAGTATCATGAACAACAAGGTTGCTCTCGTCGCCAGTTTGCGCAAGAAGCTTCAGGCGTCCGCCATGGCGGCGAAGGGGTGGTGGCGAGAGGGTGCGCTGCAGAGAGCCGGAAGGTACGCTGATCCGAACGCTACTGCCGAGACCGTGtggacggcgtcgccggcggcatcTTCGAACGGTGGTAGTGACTCGTCATCGCCTGTTGCCGCCGCAGTAGGGACGGCAGCTTCCCTGGGCGAGACCGACATCTCCGTGGATGCtgtccgccgcgccgtcgacAGCGGTCAGGGCGAGACTTTTTTCCTCTTGAGCGACCGGGACCGGGCTGGACTGGCGAACAAGGTGGAGACGCTTAAGCAGAACTGTGAAGTGGCCGAGGTGGGGTGTGCACCGGTAATGATGGAGCCGCGAGAGTTGCACCTGTTGCAGGGGGCGACGGGCACATCTGGTGCCCTGATGAGTGCCAACGCCGCGGGCAACAAGACGACCACTGGCGCACCTtcgccgcccgccgctgcttcctcgTCTCCGACCACAACGCTGGTGGCGCAGGAATTCCTgcttcgccgtcgctgccctcCGGCTGCACTCTTCGAGTTGCGCCTGGCCATGTGCGGCAACGTGGACAGCGGTAAAAGCACTCTCACCTCCGTGCTAacccgcggctgctgtgacGATGGCCGTGGGCTGGCGCGTGCTTTCGTCTTTAAGCACAAGCAGGAGGTCATGACCGGCCGCACATCCAGTGTCAGCGAGAACCACCTGGGCTTCTCTGCCGAAGGCGGGGTAGTGAACTACACGCTGTtgcagccgcaccgcacggaggcggagctgcgacCTCTGGCGCCATCGGAGGTGGCGCGGCACCTGATGGCCTCGGCAGAAGCGGTCTCCGGCGCGACACACagtgcagcaggcggcagTGGGGCCCACACAATGCGCCAATGCACACCGAAGGAGCTCGCCACACGCAGCTCCAAGGTGGTCACGCTGTACGATCTGGCTGGGCACGAACGATACCTGAAGACCACTGTGCTGGGCATGACGCGCAACATGCCCGACTACGCGTGCATTGTCATCAGCGCCAACAACGGCATTCAGCGGATGACGAAGGAACACCTGGCGTTATGTCTGGCGCTGAAGCTGCCGTTCTTTATTGTCGTCACTCGTATCGATGCAACCCCGTCGAACATCCATGATGAGACGCTGTCGAACATCCAAAAGCTGCTAAAGATTCCGACCGTGCGCAAGCTTCCCTACCCGGTGCGGCGACATGACGAGGTGACTTTGGCAGCCAAGAACCTGCGCTATGACCGCATTGCCCCGATCTTCGAAGTCAGCAACGTTACCGGCGCTGGCATCCCCGACCTGCTGCAATTCCTTAACTTGCTCCCGACTCGGAAGGACTGGCGGCAGGCACGCGACATGCCAAAGGAGATGATCATTGACAGCACATTCTTTGTCACCGGTGTCGGCACCGTCGTGGGGGGGATCATCACACAGGGCGTTTTCCGCGTGAAcgagacggtgctgctggggcCTGACGGCTTTGGGAACTTCCGCCCTGTGGTCATCAAGTCCATTCACATCAAAGGCGTCGACTCCATCGCTGCCGAGGCCGGAAAAGACGCGGCACTGTGTCTCAAGAAGGAAAAACGCAGCTCCATTCGCAAAGGCAACGTCCTGGTCGACGCCGCTCATCCGCCCAAGTCGTTCTGGCAGTTCGAGGCCGAGATCATCATTCTCTACCACTCAACGACGATCACCGCCAACTACGAACCAGTCATTCACTCCACAACCGTGCGGCAGTCGGCGCGCATTACCTACGTTGCGCAGGAAGTGCTACGCACCGGTGACAAATCTCTCGCGCGCTTCCACTTTCTCTACCGTCCCGAGTACATGAAAGAAGGACAGCGACTAATTTTCCGCGAAGGTCGCACTAAAGGTATCGGCATCGTTACGAAGCTGATCTGTGAGCCAAATGACCTTGTGTTGGCCAAGAACAAGCTGCGCAAGAAGATGCAGGAGAAGCTGCATGCCCCGGTAGGGGCGAAGTGA